A single Struthio camelus isolate bStrCam1 chromosome 8, bStrCam1.hap1, whole genome shotgun sequence DNA region contains:
- the CDKN2C gene encoding cyclin-dependent kinase 4 inhibitor C, whose amino-acid sequence MAEPSGNELASAAAKGDLVQLTNLLQKNVNVNAQNGFGRTALQVMKLGNPEIARRLLSRGANPNLKDSTGFAVIHDVARAGFLDTLQTLLEFKADVNIEDAEGNLPLHLAAQEGHAAVVEFLVRRTASRLGHQNKRGATACDLARLYKRTAVVRLLEEGGGGPHPPPAAQD is encoded by the exons ATGGCCGAGCCTTCTGGGAACGAGCTGGCGTCCGCGGCTGCCAAGGGGGACCTAGTGCAACTTACTAATTTGTTGCAAAAGAATGTAAACGTCAATGCACAAAATGGATTTGGGAGGACTGCGCTGCAG GTCATGAAACTGGGGAATCCTGAAATTGCCCGGAGGTTGCTAAGCAGAGGCGCAAACCCTAACCTGAAAGACAGTACCGGCTTCGCCGTGATACACGACGTAGCCCGAGCGGGTTTCCTGGACACTTTGCAGACTCTGCTGGAGTTCAAAGCCGACGTGAACATCGAGGACGCCGAGGGCAACCTGCCGCTGCACCTGGCGGCGCAGGAGGGCCACGCGGCGGTGGTGGAGTTCCTGGTGCGGCGCACGGCCAGCCGCCTGGGCCACCAGAACAAGCGCGGCGCCACCGCCTGCGACCTGGCCCGCCTCTACAAGCGCACGGCCGTGGTGCGGCTGCtcgaggagggcggcggcggcccccatccgccgcccgccgcccaggactga